A region of Streptomyces sp. NBC_01264 DNA encodes the following proteins:
- a CDS encoding STAS domain-containing protein, giving the protein MVERFPQEAGADDIAVEVLDHTVAVRPIGEIDIATAPSLRFAMAEALAHASPARTVVVDCSGLTFCDSSALNALLAARRAAQETGTVIRLAAPNAQLQRLLEITGTLTLFPVDQDPPVGRSPSGCPDGLPREAG; this is encoded by the coding sequence ATGGTCGAACGCTTTCCCCAGGAAGCCGGTGCCGACGACATCGCCGTGGAGGTCCTGGACCATACGGTGGCGGTCCGGCCGATCGGCGAGATCGACATCGCGACGGCCCCCTCCCTGCGGTTCGCCATGGCCGAGGCCCTCGCCCATGCCTCACCGGCCAGGACGGTGGTGGTCGACTGCAGCGGCCTCACCTTCTGCGACTCCTCCGCGCTCAACGCACTCCTCGCAGCACGGCGCGCAGCGCAAGAGACCGGCACCGTCATCCGCCTGGCGGCCCCCAACGCCCAGCTCCAGCGCCTCCTGGAGATCACCGGCACCCTGACCCTCTTCCCCGTGGACCAGGACCCTCCGGTCGGCCGCAGTCCGAGCGGATGCCCGGACGGACTCCCTCGGGAGGCGGGCTGA
- a CDS encoding ATP-binding protein: MTTMSAECTALASPSAVSEARQATRTFLGALGPWGVDRDCADTVILVVSELVTNALRHGGGSYTLRLAVHPDTIEVAVEDSSPLPPRMRTPDLVDDTGGFGWPMVKDLAHATIVAPTPEGGKTVRALLPRRTCG, translated from the coding sequence ATGACCACGATGAGCGCCGAGTGCACAGCCCTTGCTTCGCCCTCCGCCGTCTCCGAGGCGCGCCAGGCCACCCGGACATTCCTCGGAGCCCTCGGGCCGTGGGGCGTGGATCGGGATTGCGCCGACACCGTGATCCTGGTCGTCTCCGAACTCGTCACCAACGCTCTGCGTCACGGCGGCGGCTCCTACACGCTCCGGTTGGCGGTGCACCCCGACACCATCGAGGTCGCCGTCGAGGACTCCAGTCCTCTCCCGCCGCGCATGCGTACTCCCGACCTCGTGGACGACACCGGGGGGTTCGGCTGGCCCATGGTCAAAGACCTCGCCCACGCCACCATCGTCGCGCCCACGCCCGAAGGCGGGAAGACCGTACGCGCCCTCCTGCCCCGTCGGACCTGCGGATAG
- a CDS encoding DEAD/DEAH box helicase, with protein sequence MNPTRTNDRSSRTRSRTGGPAFAAGSGSGRVSRFGSPAPSRSSGHKRSGGGGFGRRPAALQGEFAPPKTITPALPAVEAFADLAMPAQLLATLTREGMATPFPIQAATLPNTLAGRDVLGRGRTGSGKTLAFGLALLARTAGQSAESGQPLALVLVPTRELAQQVTAALTPYARAVKLRLATVVGGMPIYRQAQALRAGAEVVVATPGRLKDLIDRGDCRLNQVGITVLDEADQMADMGFMPQVTALLDQVRPEGQRMLFSATLDRNVDLLVRRYLTDPVVHSVDPSQGAVTTMEHHVLHVQSFDKQAATTEIAAREGRVIMFLDTKHAVDRLTEHLLSSGVRAAALHGGKSQPQRTRTLTQFKSGHVSVLVATNVAARGIHVDNLDLVVNVDPPTDPKDYLHRGGRTARAGESGSVVTLVTPNQRREMARLMQAAGISPETTQVHSGDEVLNRITGAQAPSGIPVTITAPVVERAKRSTASRGRRGPASAARRASARQSAFDAAA encoded by the coding sequence ATGAACCCCACACGTACGAACGACCGCTCCTCCCGCACCCGCAGCCGCACCGGCGGCCCCGCTTTCGCCGCCGGCTCCGGTTCGGGTCGGGTCAGCCGATTCGGCTCACCGGCCCCCAGCCGCTCCAGCGGCCACAAGCGCTCCGGTGGCGGAGGCTTCGGCCGTCGCCCCGCCGCACTGCAGGGGGAGTTCGCCCCGCCGAAGACGATCACCCCCGCGCTGCCCGCCGTCGAGGCCTTTGCCGACCTCGCCATGCCGGCCCAGCTGCTCGCCACGCTCACCCGTGAGGGCATGGCCACGCCGTTCCCGATCCAGGCCGCCACGCTGCCCAACACCCTCGCGGGCCGTGACGTGCTGGGCCGCGGCCGCACCGGCTCCGGCAAGACCCTGGCCTTCGGCCTCGCCCTGCTGGCCCGTACCGCCGGGCAGAGCGCCGAGTCGGGTCAGCCGCTCGCGCTGGTCCTCGTACCGACGCGTGAGCTCGCCCAGCAGGTCACCGCAGCCCTCACCCCCTACGCCCGGGCGGTCAAGCTGCGCCTGGCCACCGTCGTCGGCGGCATGCCCATCTACCGGCAGGCGCAGGCGCTGCGCGCCGGAGCGGAAGTGGTCGTCGCCACGCCCGGCCGGCTCAAGGACCTCATCGACCGGGGTGACTGCCGGCTGAACCAGGTCGGGATCACCGTCCTGGACGAGGCCGACCAGATGGCCGACATGGGCTTCATGCCCCAGGTCACCGCGCTCCTGGACCAGGTGCGCCCCGAGGGCCAGCGGATGCTGTTCTCCGCGACGCTGGACCGCAACGTCGACCTGCTGGTGCGCCGCTACCTGACCGACCCGGTCGTGCACTCCGTCGACCCCTCGCAGGGTGCGGTCACCACGATGGAGCACCACGTCCTGCACGTGCAGAGCTTCGACAAGCAGGCCGCCACGACCGAGATCGCCGCCCGCGAAGGCCGCGTGATCATGTTCCTGGACACCAAGCACGCCGTGGACCGCCTCACCGAGCACCTGCTCAGCAGCGGAGTGCGCGCCGCGGCCCTGCACGGCGGGAAGTCCCAGCCGCAGCGGACCCGTACCCTCACCCAGTTCAAGAGCGGGCACGTCAGCGTCCTGGTCGCCACCAACGTGGCGGCGCGCGGCATCCACGTCGACAACCTCGACCTCGTCGTCAACGTCGACCCGCCGACCGACCCCAAGGACTACCTGCACCGCGGCGGCCGTACCGCCCGCGCAGGCGAGTCCGGCAGCGTCGTCACCCTGGTCACCCCCAACCAGCGCCGCGAGATGGCACGCCTCATGCAGGCCGCCGGGATCAGCCCGGAAACCACTCAGGTCCACTCGGGCGACGAGGTCCTGAACCGCATCACCGGCGCGCAAGCACCCTCCGGCATCCCGGTCACCATCACCGCCCCGGTCGTCGAACGCGCCAAGCGCAGTACGGCCTCCCGCGGCCGCCGCGGTCCCGCTTCGGCCGCACGGCGTGCGAGCGCGCGGCAGTCCGCCTTTGATGCGGCGGCCTGA
- a CDS encoding Hsp20/alpha crystallin family protein, producing the protein MLMRTDPFREMDRIVQQLSGASGTWSKPSVMPMDAYRQGDEYVIAFDLPGVSTEAIDIDVERNMLTVKAERRPTGKSDGVQMELSERPLGVFSRQVMLADTLDTERIEAEYDAGVLTLRIPIAERAKPRKISIGSESGRKLISG; encoded by the coding sequence ATGTTGATGCGCACTGACCCGTTCCGCGAGATGGACCGGATCGTCCAGCAGCTGTCGGGTGCCTCGGGCACGTGGTCGAAGCCGTCCGTGATGCCGATGGACGCCTACCGCCAGGGCGACGAGTACGTGATCGCCTTCGACCTCCCCGGCGTGAGCACCGAGGCGATCGACATCGACGTCGAGCGGAACATGCTGACCGTCAAGGCCGAACGCCGGCCCACGGGCAAGTCCGACGGCGTGCAGATGGAGCTCTCCGAGCGGCCCCTGGGCGTCTTCTCCCGTCAGGTCATGCTGGCCGACACCCTTGACACCGAGCGCATCGAAGCCGAGTACGACGCGGGTGTCCTGACCCTGCGGATCCCGATCGCCGAGCGCGCCAAGCCCCGCAAGATCAGCATCGGCAGCGAGTCCGGCCGCAAGCTGATCTCCGGCTGA
- a CDS encoding DUF2267 domain-containing protein, which produces MSMRRESFLAHVQERGEYETTEEADRVARVVLALLGAHLVGTVRAELAARLPETYALVLLNPLQAAEPLSPERFVRATAAWIEGATEKTALWDIGAALSTAAAAAGDVLTREVLLQLPPGYDLLFGHPQPT; this is translated from the coding sequence ATGTCGATGCGCAGGGAGTCGTTCCTGGCCCATGTCCAGGAACGCGGCGAGTACGAAACCACGGAGGAGGCGGACCGCGTTGCCCGCGTCGTCCTGGCTCTGCTGGGCGCCCACCTCGTCGGCACCGTGCGGGCCGAGCTCGCGGCCCGGCTGCCCGAGACCTACGCCCTGGTCCTCCTCAACCCCCTCCAGGCAGCCGAGCCCCTCTCGCCTGAGCGTTTCGTGCGGGCGACGGCGGCATGGATCGAGGGCGCCACGGAGAAGACGGCCCTGTGGGACATCGGCGCGGCGCTGTCCACCGCGGCCGCCGCCGCGGGCGACGTCCTCACCCGCGAGGTCCTGCTCCAGCTCCCGCCCGGCTACGACCTCCTCTTCGGCCACCCCCAGCCCACCTGA
- a CDS encoding tyrosine-type recombinase/integrase → MFGLSPRDIDFERGVIRVRRQVQLLSGRLYFALSKGGKTRIVDMPRSVATELAAYFLDHPAVDVELPWGGPEPEREKQSFPLVLTTAYGNAIRANIFNDEAWKPALAAAGVIPVREKGARWKASRKDGFHVLRHTYASVLLEAGESIVTLARWLGHSSPTITLDHYAHFMPEAGGKGRAAIDALLGTVPEYVPDNLAHM, encoded by the coding sequence GTGTTCGGGCTGTCGCCGAGGGACATCGACTTCGAACGCGGTGTCATCCGGGTGCGCAGGCAGGTGCAACTCCTCTCCGGGCGCCTTTACTTCGCTCTGTCCAAGGGTGGCAAGACGCGCATCGTCGACATGCCCCGGTCGGTGGCCACGGAACTGGCCGCGTACTTCCTCGACCATCCGGCGGTCGACGTCGAACTCCCCTGGGGCGGACCGGAGCCCGAACGGGAGAAACAGAGCTTCCCGCTCGTCCTCACGACGGCGTACGGCAACGCCATCCGCGCCAACATCTTCAACGACGAGGCCTGGAAGCCGGCCCTCGCCGCGGCCGGAGTCATTCCCGTACGGGAGAAGGGTGCGCGGTGGAAGGCTTCGCGCAAGGACGGCTTCCACGTGCTCCGGCACACTTACGCCTCGGTCCTCCTCGAAGCGGGCGAGTCCATCGTCACGCTCGCCCGGTGGCTCGGTCACTCAAGTCCGACCATCACCCTCGACCACTACGCCCACTTCATGCCGGAGGCCGGCGGCAAGGGACGCGCGGCCATCGACGCACTGCTCGGCACGGTGCCCGAATACGTCCCGGACAACCTTGCACATATGTGA
- a CDS encoding cold-shock protein — MAAGTVKWFNAEKGFGFIEQDGGGADVFAHYSNIAAQGFRELNEGQKVTFDIAQGQKGPTAENIVPA; from the coding sequence ATGGCTGCTGGCACCGTGAAGTGGTTCAACGCGGAAAAGGGTTTCGGCTTCATCGAGCAGGACGGTGGCGGCGCTGACGTGTTCGCCCACTACTCGAACATCGCCGCCCAGGGCTTCCGCGAGCTGAACGAGGGCCAGAAGGTCACCTTCGACATCGCGCAGGGCCAGAAGGGCCCGACGGCCGAGAACATCGTTCCCGCCTAA
- a CDS encoding MerR family transcriptional regulator, with the protein MTADDSFGRLDDDDYPAYTMGRAAAMLGTTQGFLRALGEARLITPLRSDGGHRRYSRYQLRIAARARELVDQGTPIDAACRIIILEDQLEEAQRINAEYRRVAGESSAPSPSA; encoded by the coding sequence ATGACAGCAGATGACTCGTTCGGCCGTCTCGACGACGACGACTACCCCGCCTACACCATGGGCCGGGCCGCAGCGATGCTCGGAACCACCCAAGGTTTCCTCCGCGCACTGGGCGAGGCCCGCCTCATCACCCCGCTCCGCTCGGACGGCGGTCACCGGCGCTACTCCCGCTACCAGCTGCGCATCGCCGCCCGCGCTCGCGAACTCGTCGACCAAGGCACCCCGATCGACGCCGCCTGCCGCATCATCATTCTCGAAGACCAACTCGAAGAAGCCCAACGCATCAACGCCGAATACCGCCGCGTGGCCGGCGAATCCTCCGCTCCATCGCCCTCGGCCTGA
- a CDS encoding IS30 family transposase — MQRHPPNRLPLSVPKRYFELRRGGLKGAAAARQVGVSTSAGSLWFIKAGRMLLPDVPIDDRYLTQNDRIAIAEGLLAGRTPGQISQEIGKHRSTVYREISRGRCPGGAYSPWWSHNQAILRRRRPKEEKFQTSNELRAFVNDKLGQRWSPQQITRHLARTHPGQTDMNACPETIYRALYRGLLDKRTARLRTRRSRRKKQRRGIPSKNAIPNMRPVHTRPREAEARQRAGHWEGDLIVGKAQASAIGTLVDRATRYVRLIHLPQGWKAPQVRDALVAQTAAWPASLRRTLTWDQGRELYHHEEIEDLTGFRIYFCDPHSPWQRGTHENTNGLLREYFPKGTNLYHYTARDLAQVERELNERPRLVLGDRTPAEAMRRWSRELAYC, encoded by the coding sequence ATGCAGAGGCATCCGCCGAACCGTTTGCCGCTGTCTGTGCCGAAGAGGTACTTCGAACTGCGTAGAGGTGGCCTGAAAGGGGCTGCCGCTGCCCGCCAGGTGGGCGTATCCACCAGCGCTGGCTCGCTGTGGTTCATCAAGGCTGGACGCATGCTCCTGCCCGATGTGCCCATCGACGACCGCTACCTCACCCAAAACGACCGCATCGCGATCGCAGAAGGACTGCTCGCCGGCCGTACTCCCGGGCAGATCAGCCAGGAGATCGGCAAGCACCGCTCCACCGTCTACCGGGAGATCTCCCGAGGCCGCTGCCCCGGTGGTGCCTACTCCCCGTGGTGGTCGCACAACCAGGCCATCCTGCGCCGACGCCGCCCGAAAGAGGAGAAGTTCCAGACCAGCAACGAACTGCGTGCTTTCGTCAACGACAAGCTGGGGCAGCGCTGGTCACCGCAGCAGATCACCCGTCACCTCGCCCGCACCCATCCTGGCCAGACCGACATGAACGCCTGCCCGGAGACCATCTACCGCGCCCTCTACCGCGGACTCCTGGACAAGCGCACCGCCCGGCTGAGGACCCGGCGCTCCCGCCGCAAGAAGCAGCGCCGCGGCATACCGTCCAAGAACGCCATCCCGAACATGCGGCCGGTCCACACCCGCCCCCGCGAGGCAGAGGCCAGACAACGAGCAGGGCACTGGGAGGGCGACCTCATCGTCGGAAAGGCACAGGCCTCCGCGATCGGCACCCTGGTCGACCGTGCCACCCGCTACGTCCGGCTCATCCACCTGCCCCAAGGCTGGAAAGCTCCGCAGGTCCGCGACGCGCTCGTCGCCCAGACCGCCGCCTGGCCCGCCTCGCTGCGGCGCACGCTCACCTGGGACCAGGGCCGAGAGCTCTACCACCATGAGGAAATAGAGGACCTCACCGGATTCCGGATCTACTTCTGCGACCCCCACTCGCCCTGGCAGCGAGGCACCCACGAGAACACAAACGGACTGCTCCGCGAGTACTTCCCGAAAGGCACGAACCTCTACCACTACACCGCCCGCGACCTCGCGCAAGTCGAACGTGAGCTCAACGAGCGCCCCCGTCTGGTCCTCGGAGACCGAACACCGGCCGAGGCCATGAGACGCTGGTCAAGAGAACTCGCCTACTGCTGA
- a CDS encoding winged helix DNA-binding domain-containing protein produces the protein MASKMTRPVLDARSLNRATLARQLLLERDEMSAQDATRHLLGLQAQNVKPPYFQLHARLAGFRPAELAGLMESRQVVRIVTMRSTIHTHTAQDAFILRPLVQPARDREINYFRKGLVGVDLDRLAERARVFVEAEPRTMGEIREELLKEWPDADPQSLSVAARCKLPLVQVTPRGVWGESGQVRLTTLREWVGDGGGEDAEPESELGAGAVEDVVLRYLGAFGPASVKDMQTWAGLTRLREVFERLRPGLAVFQDENGVELFDLPDAPRPEADRPAPPRFLPEFDNLLLSHADRTRVIDPAYKGRTWTGNQSHRTLLLDGFLAGLWQLDGTGTGTELTVELFSAASKASRAEIVAEGERLLTAMTEGEGEARGAVRFGAIDG, from the coding sequence ATGGCCTCCAAGATGACGCGTCCCGTACTCGACGCACGCTCCCTGAACCGCGCCACGCTCGCCCGCCAGCTCCTCCTCGAGCGCGACGAGATGTCGGCGCAGGACGCCACGCGGCACCTCCTCGGACTGCAGGCCCAGAACGTGAAGCCGCCCTACTTCCAGCTCCACGCCCGCCTCGCCGGATTCCGGCCCGCCGAGCTCGCCGGGCTGATGGAGTCCCGGCAGGTGGTCCGGATCGTCACGATGAGGTCCACCATCCACACCCACACGGCCCAGGACGCCTTCATCCTGCGCCCGCTCGTCCAGCCGGCCCGCGACCGGGAGATCAACTACTTCCGCAAGGGCCTGGTCGGAGTGGACCTGGACCGGCTGGCCGAGCGGGCTCGGGTCTTCGTGGAGGCCGAGCCGCGCACGATGGGCGAGATACGGGAGGAACTCCTCAAGGAGTGGCCCGACGCCGACCCGCAGTCGCTGTCCGTCGCCGCGCGCTGCAAGCTGCCGCTCGTACAGGTCACCCCGCGCGGGGTGTGGGGGGAGAGCGGGCAGGTCCGGCTCACCACCCTGCGGGAGTGGGTGGGGGACGGGGGAGGGGAGGACGCGGAGCCGGAGTCGGAGCTGGGAGCGGGGGCTGTCGAGGACGTCGTCCTGCGGTATCTCGGGGCCTTCGGGCCGGCCTCCGTCAAGGACATGCAGACGTGGGCCGGGCTCACCCGGCTGCGCGAGGTCTTCGAGCGGCTGCGGCCCGGCCTCGCCGTCTTCCAGGACGAGAACGGCGTCGAACTCTTCGACCTGCCCGACGCGCCCCGCCCCGAAGCGGACCGGCCGGCGCCGCCCCGTTTCCTCCCCGAGTTCGACAACCTGCTCCTCTCACACGCCGACCGCACCCGAGTGATCGACCCCGCGTACAAGGGGCGCACCTGGACGGGCAACCAGTCCCACCGCACCCTGCTCCTCGACGGCTTCCTCGCCGGGCTCTGGCAACTGGACGGCACCGGCACCGGCACCGAGCTCACCGTCGAGCTGTTCTCGGCCGCCTCGAAGGCGAGCCGAGCGGAGATCGTGGCCGAGGGCGAGCGGCTCCTCACCGCCATGACGGAGGGAGAGGGAGAGGCACGGGGGGCCGTACGGTTCGGGGCGATCGACGGCTGA
- a CDS encoding SCO5918 family protein, with product MRCVIARFPFDLTKSGVLESMKGIKPEQVIGESVIIGRRTYPVKQVGQVLTRQDRRDFSAGEVLRAMTQLGFTCHAGLPRTAVATRTPSPLQRASAMLGTPVTA from the coding sequence ATGCGCTGTGTCATCGCCCGCTTCCCGTTCGACCTGACCAAGAGCGGCGTCCTGGAGTCCATGAAGGGCATCAAGCCCGAGCAGGTCATCGGCGAGTCCGTGATCATCGGCCGACGCACCTACCCCGTCAAGCAGGTCGGCCAGGTCCTCACCCGCCAGGACCGCCGCGACTTCAGCGCCGGCGAAGTCCTCCGCGCCATGACCCAGCTCGGCTTCACCTGCCACGCCGGCCTCCCCCGAACCGCAGTGGCCACACGGACGCCCAGCCCCCTCCAGCGGGCCTCCGCGATGCTCGGCACCCCCGTCACCGCCTGA
- a CDS encoding PRC-barrel domain-containing protein, which translates to MIQAADIREWRAHDVVDAGGHRIGALEAVYVDTSTDEPAMATVLVGLPTRHRLVFVPLRGAIVGPGYVKVDYDKALVKKSPSIGTDDVLPAEEEAGIFQHYGLTYQPGAGGERQLARR; encoded by the coding sequence ATGATCCAGGCAGCGGACATTCGTGAGTGGCGTGCCCACGACGTGGTCGACGCGGGCGGGCACAGGATCGGCGCGCTGGAGGCCGTCTACGTGGACACCAGCACCGACGAGCCGGCCATGGCCACCGTGCTGGTGGGGCTGCCCACCCGGCACCGGCTGGTCTTCGTTCCGCTGCGTGGCGCGATCGTCGGGCCGGGGTACGTCAAGGTCGACTACGACAAGGCGCTGGTGAAGAAGAGCCCTTCGATCGGTACGGACGACGTCTTGCCCGCCGAGGAAGAGGCGGGCATCTTCCAGCACTACGGCCTCACCTACCAGCCCGGGGCGGGCGGCGAGCGGCAGCTCGCCCGCCGCTGA
- a CDS encoding DUF6381 family protein, which produces MSVAGESGSRAQQMRDQAAKLEQAAERATDPAERQRLKDKATRLSEQSKKESERGLGDIDPM; this is translated from the coding sequence ATGAGCGTTGCAGGCGAGTCCGGCAGCCGTGCCCAGCAGATGCGTGACCAGGCGGCGAAGCTCGAGCAGGCCGCGGAGCGGGCCACCGACCCCGCGGAGCGCCAGCGGCTGAAGGACAAGGCGACGCGGCTCTCGGAGCAGAGCAAGAAGGAGAGCGAGCGGGGCCTCGGGGACATCGACCCCATGTGA
- a CDS encoding HSP18 transcriptional regulator: MNESAESLSPIPFVAAAAALEAINQAVKAAQDPHMGTPRDRLEPSPDTGPDPALAALVMLREIREELAGWESGLIETARGHGASWADLAGPLGVASRQAAERRYLRLRPGIAGSTGDQRVQATRDTRAADRTVTAWARDNAADLRRLAGQVTSLTGLSASAESAVGDLNLALAENDAARLVRPLTDTRPHLRPEDADLVDRIDAMTRHTDQLRQDTHDQRST, translated from the coding sequence ATGAACGAGTCCGCCGAGTCGCTCTCACCCATCCCCTTCGTTGCTGCTGCCGCAGCCCTGGAAGCCATCAACCAGGCCGTAAAAGCCGCCCAAGATCCGCACATGGGCACCCCCAGGGACCGGCTCGAACCCTCACCCGACACCGGCCCGGACCCGGCGCTGGCCGCGCTGGTCATGCTGCGCGAGATCCGGGAGGAGCTGGCCGGCTGGGAGAGCGGCCTGATCGAAACCGCCCGCGGGCACGGAGCGAGCTGGGCCGATCTCGCTGGACCCCTGGGGGTCGCCAGCCGTCAGGCCGCCGAACGCCGCTACCTGCGACTGCGCCCCGGCATCGCCGGAAGCACCGGCGACCAGCGTGTCCAGGCCACCCGTGACACCCGCGCCGCCGACCGCACCGTGACCGCCTGGGCCCGCGACAACGCGGCCGACCTGCGACGGCTCGCCGGCCAGGTCACCTCCCTCACCGGTCTCTCGGCAAGCGCCGAGAGCGCCGTCGGCGACCTGAACCTGGCCCTCGCCGAGAACGACGCCGCGCGCCTCGTCCGCCCCCTGACCGACACCCGGCCCCACCTGCGACCCGAAGACGCGGACCTCGTCGATCGCATCGACGCCATGACCCGGCACACCGACCAGCTCCGCCAGGACACCCACGACCAGCGCAGCACGTGA
- a CDS encoding PRC-barrel domain containing protein: MYAQDSGYTPAQSLVGFTVEAADGAIGHVDRQQDQSCMQHLVVDTGVWVFGKSVLIPAGAVTRIDAEVQAVRVSATQEEIKAAPRFITDSETAEHDYLSAVGNYYVSLRRPLAPGSETGRSPAQ, translated from the coding sequence ATGTACGCGCAGGACAGCGGATACACGCCCGCGCAGTCATTGGTGGGATTCACCGTGGAAGCCGCTGACGGTGCCATCGGGCACGTGGACCGCCAGCAGGACCAGTCCTGCATGCAACACCTGGTGGTCGACACCGGCGTGTGGGTGTTCGGCAAGAGCGTCCTGATCCCGGCCGGGGCCGTCACGCGCATCGATGCCGAAGTGCAGGCGGTAAGGGTCTCGGCCACGCAGGAAGAGATCAAGGCCGCGCCACGGTTCATCACCGACAGCGAAACAGCCGAACACGACTACCTGTCCGCGGTCGGCAACTACTACGTCTCCCTCCGCCGCCCGCTCGCGCCCGGATCCGAAACCGGTCGGTCTCCTGCTCAGTAG
- a CDS encoding magnesium and cobalt transport protein CorA, whose amino-acid sequence MPAKPERPDHRPTPPHSPAPTPAPAKRPGWRRPATPAPAPPAAPPRAPKPAPSAPTPADHRSVIDSAVYRDGLRVASPTTLADTFRRLREEPDGMAWIGLHRPTESELHSLAAEFNLHPLSIEDALEAHQRPKLERYGDTLFVVLRAARYLDALEEVDFGELHIFVGPDFLITVRHGAAPDLSAVRRRMEESPELLSLGPEAALYAILDAVVDGYAPVVEGVQIDMDEIETEVFSGDPEVSRRIYELSREMVEFQRATRPLVGMLHSLMAGFAKYGTDEELQRYLRDVADHVTHTSERVDGFRQALTEILTVNATLVSQQQNAEMRALAEAGFEQNEEIKKISSWAAILFAPTLVGTIYGMNFEDMPELKWAGGYPFAILLMAVVCVSLYVIFKKRDWL is encoded by the coding sequence ATGCCTGCGAAGCCGGAGCGACCAGACCACCGCCCCACGCCACCGCACTCGCCTGCGCCGACGCCCGCGCCCGCGAAGCGGCCGGGCTGGCGCCGCCCGGCCACCCCCGCCCCCGCTCCCCCGGCCGCACCCCCGCGCGCCCCGAAGCCGGCCCCGTCGGCACCCACCCCCGCTGACCACCGCAGCGTGATCGACTCCGCGGTCTACCGCGACGGCCTCAGGGTCGCCTCCCCCACCACCCTCGCCGACACCTTCCGCCGCCTGCGCGAGGAACCCGACGGCATGGCCTGGATCGGCCTGCACCGCCCCACGGAATCCGAACTCCACTCCCTGGCAGCCGAGTTCAACCTCCACCCACTCTCCATCGAAGATGCCCTGGAAGCCCACCAGCGCCCCAAGCTCGAACGCTACGGAGACACCCTCTTCGTCGTCCTGCGCGCCGCGCGCTACCTGGACGCGCTGGAGGAGGTCGACTTCGGCGAGCTCCACATCTTCGTCGGCCCCGACTTCCTGATCACGGTCCGCCACGGCGCAGCCCCGGACCTCTCGGCGGTCCGCCGCCGCATGGAGGAGAGCCCCGAACTCCTCTCCCTCGGCCCCGAGGCCGCCCTGTACGCCATCCTCGACGCGGTGGTCGACGGCTACGCCCCCGTCGTCGAGGGCGTCCAGATCGACATGGACGAGATCGAGACCGAGGTCTTCAGCGGCGACCCGGAGGTCTCCCGCCGCATCTACGAACTCTCCCGCGAAATGGTCGAGTTCCAACGCGCCACCCGCCCCCTGGTGGGCATGCTCCACAGCCTGATGGCCGGCTTCGCGAAGTACGGCACGGACGAGGAACTCCAGCGCTACCTCCGCGACGTAGCCGACCACGTCACCCACACCAGCGAACGCGTCGACGGCTTCCGCCAGGCCCTGACCGAAATCCTGACGGTCAACGCCACCCTGGTCTCCCAACAACAGAACGCCGAAATGCGAGCCCTGGCAGAAGCCGGCTTCGAACAGAACGAGGAGATCAAGAAGATCTCCTCGTGGGCGGCAATCTTGTTTGCACCCACGTTGGTGGGAACGATCTACGGCATGAACTTCGAAGACATGCCGGAGCTGAAGTGGGCAGGAGGCTACCCCTTCGCAATCCTGCTGATGGCAGTGGTATGCGTGAGCCTGTACGTCATCTTCAAGAAGCGCGACTGGCTCTAG
- a CDS encoding CBS domain-containing protein, whose product MTLVQMQPRSPHVDIVGRTVDDAMEAAGPQVCDDMTVEVALAVTAGSRTDHLLVCDEDGLCTGLITRTRLSAIRDSSAYTDRLRLRDVLGHGQPFASPTTAMAEAEHAMRYRNVAALAVVDEQGSALGVLALAR is encoded by the coding sequence TTGACGCTGGTCCAGATGCAGCCCCGCTCCCCGCACGTCGACATCGTCGGCAGGACGGTGGACGACGCCATGGAGGCGGCCGGTCCGCAGGTCTGCGACGACATGACCGTCGAGGTGGCCCTGGCCGTCACGGCCGGTTCCCGCACGGATCATCTGCTCGTCTGCGACGAGGACGGCCTCTGCACCGGACTGATCACGCGGACGCGGCTCAGCGCCATCCGCGACAGCTCCGCGTACACCGACCGGCTCCGTCTGCGCGATGTCCTCGGCCACGGCCAGCCGTTCGCCTCGCCCACGACCGCGATGGCCGAGGCCGAGCACGCGATGCGCTACCGCAACGTTGCCGCCCTGGCCGTCGTAGACGAACAAGGCAGCGCTCTGGGCGTCCTCGCCCTCGCCCGCTGA